CCGGCAGAGGAGCACGCGGGGACCATCACCAGTATACGGCTCGAAAGGAGGATTCACGAATGCGGAAGTCTCTGGCTTTGTTCGCCGCGTTGGCGGGCTGCCTCGTGATCGCGACGGGCGCTTGGGCAACACTGCCCTGCGCCGCCAACTCGTCCTGCGCGATCGAAATCGACAACACCTTCTCGGGTGGCTGCGCCGACGCCGATTTGGTTTGGTGCCCGGGCGGAGACGCGGACTTCATCGTGATCCGCGCCACCGTGCGGAACTGCCTGGACGACCCGCTCGCCGGCTGCAACCTCCGTCTGGACCTGGACGGCCAGGGCGACCCGCAGGATGAGATGGGCGCGACCAACATCGCGATTTGCGGCAGCCAGTCCCAGACCCAGGCCTCAGACGCCAACGGCGCGGCGGCGTGGGTGATCACCGGCGGCGGCTGCGGCAGGTTCGACCTGGACTGGACCATCACCGCCGAGTGCGCCACCCCCGAGGTGGAGCTTTGCGACAACACGGACCAGTTCTGCGTGAAGTCGGCCGACTTCACCGGCGACCTGACCGTCAACTTCTTCGACACCTTCAAGTACCTGCCCGCTCTGAACAGCGGTTTAGGCTACTGCGCCGACTTCAACTGCGACGGTGCGATCAACTTTTTCGACACCTTCAAGTATCTGCCGCACCTGAACGGCGCGTGCAGCTGCACCGGTTGGACGCTCACCGCGGCGACCCTCGGCGAGTGCCCGTAAAAACAGGCGTGTCGTGAACGATTCGGGCGGCCTTCGGGCCGCCCGTTTTTTTATCCGTTGACCCCCGTGCTTCGACTCTGCTATTTTCAGCCCGCCCCGACAGGAGGATCCTTTCATGTTTCATCGAATTCCGGCCGCGACGACGGTGCCGGTTCTCGTTCTTCTTCTGATCGCGTTCGGGTGCGGCGGTGACGGGGGACGTTCGGACGAAGAGGGGGAGGGGCGCGGAAAAACGCGGGAGGAGCGGACCGCCGCGCGGGAGGAGACCGCTCCGGTCGACGAACCGGACGACCAGCCCCCCCTTACCATCGACCCGAATAAAATGGAGCTGCTTCAGGCCGGCCTTCCCGCGGAGCGGCTGGCCGCCAAGTACGAGCTGCTCCTCCAGAGGATCGCGCTGGAGAGACGGGAAGGGGTTTTCACCATCGAGCGGTCGATCGACTCCGGCCTGAGGCCGATCGCGGGCGAGCACCACGAACTGCTCGCGGCGGGGCTCATCGACACGACGTTGACGGTGGAGTTCGTGCGGCTCGCGGAGATCGTCCTGCAGCGCCACATCCTGAGCGAGAAGGATCGGACCGGGCGGCAGGCGCATGAGCAAATCGAAAAGATCCGCGCCCTCATTCCGGAGCATGCGCGGGAAGCGCCGTCCCGAGAGGAAATTCCCGGAGAACCCGGTACACCGCCCCCCGCGGAGTGAGCGTGCTCCCCATCAGGTGGAGCGCCGCCGCGCGCTCCGCGATCGGCTCCACCGGAAGCGCGCCGTAGCGCTCCAGCATCCGCGGCGATGGACGGCGTTTGGTCCGCCCGGTGGTGATGTGCGGGTGGAAGCGCGCCTCCTTCTCGAAGCCGAGGTCCCGGATCGCGTCGTCCAGACGCCGCGCGAGTCCGGTGATCTCCGCGCCCCCCTCGGAGACCCCGACCCAGAGCACCCGAGGAGAAGAGAGCGAAGGAAAGGCGCCCGATGCGCCGAGGGCGAAGCGGAAGGGGGGGAACTCCGCGGCGACCCGCGCCGCCCTCTCCTCGACGCGGCCGCGCAGCCCCGGCGTGACATCGCCGAGAAAGCGGATCGTCACATGCAGGTTCGCGGCCGCGACCCAACGGACCGGTTCGCCGCCGCTCCGGAGAGGACGGATTCGATCGTCCACTTCCCGCCGCAGCTCCTCATCCAGAAGAAGCGCGAAAAAGACGCGTACCGTTTCCACGCCGCCGCTCATCCACCTCCCTCCTCTTCCGCGATCAGATGAAGGCGAATCATGTCGAGGGCGTGCCGGGCGGCGCGGTCTTTCACCCGATCCCGGCTCCCCGGGAGATCCCAACGTCGGACGATCGTCCCCCCGCGCGCGTCCAGCGCGATGAAGACCCGCCCCACCGGCTGGTTCTCCACGCTCTCCGGGCCGGCGACGCCGGTCACGCCGACGCCGATGTCCGCGCCGGAGAGGGCGCGCACCCGTCGGGCCAGTTCCTCCGCCGTCTCGGCCGAGACGGTCCCCCGTTCGCGAAGAACCTCCTCGGGAACACCGAGGGTCGCCTTCTTCCGCTCCGCGCCGTAGGGGATGAAGCCCTCGCGAAACCAGGCGCTGCTGCCGGGGACCGAGGTGAGCAGATCCGCGAGCCGCCCGCCGGTGCACGACTCGGCGGTCGCCACGGTCCTCTTGCGAAGGAGAAGCAGGTAGGCGACCACCTCTTCCAACTCTTCGCCGCCGGTGGAGTAAACCAGATCGCCGAGGATCGCCGCCGCCTCGTCCGTCTGCATCGCCAGCACTCCTTCCGGATCCCCCTCCACTCCCTCGTGAAGGCGGAAACGAAGCGTCACGCCGCGCCGCTCGGGGAGGAAGGAGATCGAGACCGGCCGTTCCCGGGCGAGGTAATCGCGCAGCTTCTCGGCGAGGGCGTTCTCGCCGATCCCCCATGTGCGAAGTGATTTCTGGCGGATCGGCGCCTCGCCGTTTCGGCGGCGGAGGTAGGGAATGAGCCCGTCCTCGGTCAGCTGCCGCATCTCCGCCGGCACGCCGGGGAAGACGAACACCGTCGCCTTGCGGATTTTCATCCGGAGACCGGGCGCGAGGCCGACACGGTTCGGGATCTTGCGCGCCCCCTCCGGAAGCGAAGCCTGCGCCACATTGATGGCGGGCATCCGGATCCGCCTGTCCCGGTGGTATACCTCCATCTCCCGGATCAGGGCCGGGTCGGGAATGAGACGGACTCCGGCCAGATCGGCGAGGGCTTGGCGGGTTCGGTCGTCGGGGGTCACGCCGAGCCCGCCGGTGACCACCACCAAGGGGGAGCGCGCCGCGGCCTCATCCACGGCGCGCCGGATCTCCTCCTCGCCGTCTCCCACCGTGGTCTGCCGATCCACACGCACTCCCGCCTCGGCGAGCCGCGAGGCGAGCCAAACGAAGTTGGCGTCCGCCGTCACCCCGAGGAGGAGTTCGTCGCCGACGGTCACCACCTCGGCGTTCCGGATCGAACGCCCGCTCACGAGAGGAGCCCCCACAGGAAGATCGCCAGCCGAAGCGAAACGTTGGCGTACACGCCGGCGAGAATATCGTCGAGCATGATCCCCCAGACACCGGTCCCCTCCTCGACCGTACGCACCGGCCAAGGCTTCACGATGTCGAAGAAGCGGAAGAGGAAGAAGGCGGCGACCACGGCGGCGACTCCGTTGGGGATCAGGTAGAGGGTGACCGCCATTCCCGCCACCTCGTCGATCACCACCACGCCCGGATCCTTACCGTACTTCGCCTCGGCGTAACGGGCGGACCAGGCGCCGGCGAGCGTGATAACCGCGATCGCGGCGATCCATTCGGGTCTCTCCCAGGCGGGGAGACCGGGAAGGCGGCCGGGAAGAAGGAGCAGCAGCGCCGCGAGGGCGGAACCGGCGGTGCCGGGCGCGACCGGCGCGA
Above is a genomic segment from Candidatus Eisenbacteria bacterium containing:
- the thpR gene encoding RNA 2',3'-cyclic phosphodiesterase, which encodes MSGGVETVRVFFALLLDEELRREVDDRIRPLRSGGEPVRWVAAANLHVTIRFLGDVTPGLRGRVEERAARVAAEFPPFRFALGASGAFPSLSSPRVLWVGVSEGGAEITGLARRLDDAIRDLGFEKEARFHPHITTGRTKRRPSPRMLERYGALPVEPIAERAAALHLMGSTLTPRGAVYRVLREFPLGTALPAHAPE
- a CDS encoding competence/damage-inducible protein A produces the protein MSGRSIRNAEVVTVGDELLLGVTADANFVWLASRLAEAGVRVDRQTTVGDGEEEIRRAVDEAAARSPLVVVTGGLGVTPDDRTRQALADLAGVRLIPDPALIREMEVYHRDRRIRMPAINVAQASLPEGARKIPNRVGLAPGLRMKIRKATVFVFPGVPAEMRQLTEDGLIPYLRRRNGEAPIRQKSLRTWGIGENALAEKLRDYLARERPVSISFLPERRGVTLRFRLHEGVEGDPEGVLAMQTDEAAAILGDLVYSTGGEELEEVVAYLLLLRKRTVATAESCTGGRLADLLTSVPGSSAWFREGFIPYGAERKKATLGVPEEVLRERGTVSAETAEELARRVRALSGADIGVGVTGVAGPESVENQPVGRVFIALDARGGTIVRRWDLPGSRDRVKDRAARHALDMIRLHLIAEEEGGG
- a CDS encoding phosphatidylglycerophosphatase A, with amino-acid sequence MNESRREPLARVVYSALYTGFAPVAPGTAGSALAALLLLLPGRLPGLPAWERPEWIAAIAVITLAGAWSARYAEAKYGKDPGVVVIDEVAGMAVTLYLIPNGVAAVVAAFFLFRFFDIVKPWPVRTVEEGTGVWGIMLDDILAGVYANVSLRLAIFLWGLLS